The following proteins are co-located in the Cydia fagiglandana chromosome 2, ilCydFagi1.1, whole genome shotgun sequence genome:
- the LOC134674659 gene encoding myb-like protein X — protein sequence MQYVSGKNDDVPLKTSGHIRNSLRRKKRSLNLVLDNIRSNSAPEILHYETRHGPREREPLLPIHKLTQNKIQSANLADFNIETLHEPAGNLEANKKESWRDNIQLSQKHQPPKDESDDSREKGDNLEERKPYNGERDDNLGEGKSYNDERDDNSGERKPYISERDDNSGERKPYISERDDNSGEKQSYVNDASDESIETNNDAGRERTHDSHTRSPENSNESLESEDLKLPSKDVDRKENQESNESNEDSNRNSKHVAAHARNIDSEEVNDNSDERDSPQEKNSKISRNYDESNEENEKPKHEPKQLNFDASDKTAPKGIQDVDLGDFSYERIQVGKDGKVELAKDIYGKDDDSGEEKPLNDKIIIKETEPPQSEYIEKVNNDEIKPVIELNTESNSNEYSDENVDTDIKQPQKAQLNSDDAGVEDLSDAKENDSGEKSDKQIAQNNEQQNGNVKQQFERIPLNYKHDKKTENTENNKKENETPTDDSQNEKDGTLDTLIPKEERYDEKLNFKFDDVSIKLPDIKLPEDILSYNYESSPYKKRNKKKRKNKNRFYHYSDEHSDEFPKEISIPQYDDDDDRGYYKYDDPYEKKQDYKKKPAQDDDEDDEGVDLYEKFVRERFGKRGSFEKRSEALRNEVFRPSDPKLSETIQHILKKSAANLKQAEKSGDPKAGYMWTLEYGQNL from the exons ATGCAATACGTAAGTGGTAAAAATGACGACGTACCCTTAAAAACTAGTGGACATATCAGGAACAGTCTTAGAAGAAAGAAGCGCTCTTTGAATCTTGTATTAGATAATATAAGAAGTAACAGTGCCCCAGAAATACTTCACTACGAAACCAGACATGGCCCCAGAGAGAGAGAACCGTTATTACCCATACATAAACTGacgcaaaataaaatacaaagtgCCAATTTAGCGGATTTTAATATTGAAACGTTACACGAGCCTGCTGGAAATCTTGAAGCAAATAAGAAAGAAAGCTGGAGAGATAATATCCAACTATCTCAAAAACATCAACCGCCAAAAGATGAGAGTGATGATAGCAGAGAAAAGGGTGACAATTTAGAAGAAAGGAAACCTTACAATGGTGAAAGAGATGACAATTTAGGAGAAGGGAAATCTTACAACGATGAAAGAGATGACAATTCAGGAGAAAGGAAACCTTACATTAGTGAAAGAGATGACAATTCAGGAGAAAGGAAACCTTACATTAGTGAAAGAGATGATAATTCAG GAGAAAAGCAATCTTACGTCAATGATGCAAGTGACGAGTCTATTGAAACAAACAATGATGCAGGAAGAGAAAGAACACATGATTCACATACACGTTCGCCTGAAAATAGCAATGAAAGCTTAGAGAGTGAAGATTTGAAATTGCCTTCAAAAGATGTCGACAGGAAAGAAAATCAAGAAAGTAATGAAAGTAACGAAGACAGCAACCGCAACTCAAAGCATGTTGCGGCGCATGCTAGAAATATAGACAGTGAGGAAGTAAATGACAATTCGGATGAACGTGATTCTCCTCAAGAAAAGAACTCTAAAATTAGTAGAAACTACGACGAATCGAATGAAGAAAATGAAAAACCTAAACATGAACCTAAGCAACTGAATTTTGATGCATCAGACAAGACTGCTCCAAAGGGCATTCAAGACGTTGATTTAGGTGATTTTAGTTACGAGAGAATACAGGTCGGTAAAGACGGCAAAGTTGAATTAGCAAAAGATATATATGGTAAAGACGATGACTCAGGAGAAGAAAAACCGTTGaatgataaaataataataaaagaaacAGAACCTCCTCAATCTGAATATATAGAGAAAGTAAATAATGACGAGATCAAACCCGTTATAGAACTAAATACTGAAAGTAATAGTAACGAATATAGTGATGAAAACGTAGATACTGATATAAAACAACCACAAAAAGCACAATTAAACTCAGATGATGCGGGCGTTGAGGATCTATCTGATGCAAAGGAAAATGATAGTGGAGAAAAAAGTGACAAACAAATCGCACAAAACAATGAACAACAAAATGGCAACGTAAAGCAACAATTCGAGCGCATACCTTTGAATTACAAACATGACAAGAAGActgaaaatactgaaaataataAGAAAGAAAATGAGACACCCACAGATGATTCTCAAAATGAAAAAGACGGAACACTAGATACTTTAATACCCAAAGAAGAGCGTTATGATGAAAAACtaaatttcaaatttgacgATGTGAGTATAAAATTACCGGATATAAAACTTCCTGAGGACATTTTGTCATACAATTATGAGAGCTCGCCTTATAAGAAAAGGAATAAGAAAAAACGCAAAAACAAAAACAGATTTTATCACTACAGTGATGAACATAGTGATGAATTTCCCAAAGAAATTTCTATTCCtcaatatgatgatgatgatgatagaggGTATTACAAATATGATGATCCTTATGAGAAAAAGCAAGACTACAAAAAGAAACCTGCGCAAGATGACGATGAAGACGACGAAGGCGTGGATTTGTACGAAAAATTTGTGCGTGAAAGATTTGGGAAACGTGGTTCATTTGAAAAAAGATCAGAAGCACTTAGAAACGAAGTGTTCAGGCCATCAGACCCAAAGTTAAGTGAGACAATTCAACACATTCTCAAAAAGTCGGCAGCTAATCTAAAACAAGCCGAAAAGAGTGGAGACCCAAAGGCTGGTTACATGTGGACCTTAGAGTACGGTCAAAAtttataa